One genomic region from Sphingobacterium multivorum encodes:
- the recA gene encoding recombinase RecA, with translation MSNTDKLKALQLTLDKLEKNFGKGSIMKLGDTAVEPIEAISTGSLGLDIALGIGGVPKGRIIEIYGPESSGKTTLATHIVAEAQKKGGIAAIIDAEHAFDKYYAQKLGVDVENLLISQPDNGEQGLEIADNLIRSGAIDVIVIDSVAALVPKGEIEGEMGDSKMGLQARLMSQALRKLTGTISKTNCCCIFINQLREKIGVMFGNPETTTGGNALKFYASVRLDIRRTSQIKDSDEVSGNRVKVKIVKNKVAPPFRIAEFDIIFGEGISKVGEIIDLGVEYGIIKKAGSWFSYGETKLGQGRDAVKALLFDNPDLMDELEAKIRAEVTGEDPMLNIEENED, from the coding sequence ATGAGCAACACAGATAAACTAAAAGCTTTACAGCTGACGTTAGATAAATTGGAAAAGAACTTTGGAAAAGGTTCAATTATGAAGTTAGGGGATACTGCTGTTGAGCCGATCGAAGCTATTTCGACAGGATCTCTAGGCTTGGATATCGCCTTAGGCATTGGCGGTGTACCAAAGGGCCGTATCATTGAAATATACGGACCTGAATCTTCAGGTAAAACTACCTTAGCAACTCACATTGTTGCAGAGGCACAAAAAAAAGGCGGTATTGCAGCAATCATTGATGCTGAGCATGCTTTTGATAAATATTACGCTCAAAAATTAGGCGTAGATGTAGAAAATTTATTGATTTCTCAACCAGATAATGGTGAGCAAGGTTTAGAAATTGCTGATAACCTAATCCGTTCTGGTGCAATCGACGTTATTGTCATTGACTCCGTTGCGGCTTTGGTACCAAAAGGCGAGATCGAAGGCGAAATGGGCGATTCTAAAATGGGGCTTCAAGCTCGTTTGATGTCTCAGGCTTTACGTAAGTTAACAGGTACAATTTCAAAAACAAACTGTTGTTGTATTTTCATCAACCAATTGCGTGAAAAAATTGGTGTCATGTTTGGTAACCCAGAAACAACAACTGGTGGTAATGCCTTAAAATTCTACGCTTCTGTACGTTTAGATATCCGTCGTACATCACAAATCAAAGATTCTGATGAAGTATCGGGTAACCGCGTAAAAGTGAAGATTGTAAAAAATAAAGTAGCCCCTCCGTTCCGCATAGCGGAATTTGATATCATCTTTGGTGAAGGTATCTCTAAAGTAGGTGAAATTATTGATCTCGGTGTTGAATATGGTATTATCAAAAAAGCAGGCTCTTGGTTTAGCTATGGTGAGACCAAATTAGGACAAGGTCGAGATGCTGTTAAAGCCTTATTATTCGACAATCCCGATTTAATGGACGAACTTGAAGCTAAAATCCGCGCTGAAGTGACAGGAGAAGATCCAATGCTTAACATCGAAGAAAACGAAGACTAG
- a CDS encoding fumarate reductase/succinate dehydrogenase flavoprotein subunit has protein sequence MLDSKVPAGPLAQKWSNHKFNLKLVNPANKRKFTVIVVGTGLAGASAAASLAELGYNVITFCYQDSPRRAHSIAAQGGINAAKSYQNDGDSVFRLFYDTIKGGDYRSREANVYRLAEVSVNIIDQCVAQGVPFAREYGGLLDNRSFGGAQVSRTFYARGQTGQQLLLGAYSALNRQIKKGKVKSYTRHEMLDLVMIDGHAKGIVTRDLVSGKIETHAAHAVLMCTGGYGNVFFLSTNAMGCNVTAAWRAHKRGAYFANPCYTQIHPTCIPVTGDHQSKLTLMSESLRNDGRVWVPKTQEMAERLRKGEIKANDIKEDDRDYFLERKYPSFGNLVPRDVASRNAKEAVDDGRGVGKTGFAVFLDFKEAIGRLGEDAVRAKYGNLFDMYYQITDENPYKQPMRIYPAVHYTMGGVWVDYNLMTTIPGLYALGECNFSDHGANRLGASALMQGLADGYFVIPYTVGDYLAKLGSFAPVDHSHPAFESTRKEVEEKINKLLSLNGTQTVDDIHKKLGLIMWEYCGMARTAEGLQKAQGLIQELKKEFWTNVRVLGENEELNLSLEKAGRVADFLELGELMVVDALQRAESCGGHFRLESQTEEGEAKRNDDEFAYVSAWEYKGDNVPEELHKEDLVFENVQLTQRSYK, from the coding sequence ATGTTAGATTCAAAAGTACCAGCGGGTCCATTAGCCCAAAAGTGGTCAAATCATAAATTTAATCTTAAGTTGGTTAACCCTGCTAACAAACGTAAATTTACCGTTATTGTTGTTGGTACAGGTCTTGCTGGTGCATCTGCAGCAGCGTCTTTAGCTGAATTAGGATATAATGTAATTACATTCTGTTATCAAGATTCACCTCGTCGCGCGCACTCTATTGCAGCACAAGGTGGTATCAATGCAGCAAAGAGCTACCAAAATGACGGTGACTCTGTTTTCCGTTTATTCTACGATACAATCAAAGGTGGTGACTACCGCTCACGTGAGGCAAACGTTTACCGTTTGGCTGAAGTATCTGTCAACATTATTGACCAATGTGTTGCTCAAGGTGTTCCTTTTGCGCGTGAATACGGAGGTCTATTAGACAACCGTTCTTTCGGTGGTGCACAAGTTAGCCGTACGTTCTATGCACGTGGTCAAACAGGACAACAATTGCTGTTGGGCGCTTATTCAGCGTTAAACCGTCAAATCAAAAAAGGAAAAGTAAAATCGTACACACGTCATGAGATGCTAGACCTAGTAATGATCGATGGTCATGCTAAAGGTATCGTAACTCGTGACCTGGTTTCAGGTAAAATCGAAACGCATGCTGCACATGCAGTATTAATGTGTACTGGTGGTTACGGTAACGTGTTCTTCTTGTCTACCAATGCAATGGGATGTAACGTTACAGCAGCTTGGAGAGCACACAAACGTGGTGCTTACTTCGCGAACCCTTGTTATACTCAAATTCACCCAACTTGTATCCCGGTAACAGGAGATCACCAGTCTAAGTTGACATTGATGTCAGAGTCTTTACGTAATGATGGTCGTGTATGGGTTCCTAAAACCCAAGAAATGGCTGAAAGATTACGTAAAGGAGAGATCAAAGCCAATGACATTAAGGAAGACGACAGAGACTATTTCTTGGAGCGTAAATACCCTTCATTCGGTAACTTGGTACCACGTGACGTGGCATCTCGTAATGCAAAAGAAGCTGTTGATGATGGTCGTGGTGTTGGTAAAACTGGTTTCGCGGTATTCTTGGATTTTAAAGAAGCTATCGGTCGTCTAGGTGAAGATGCTGTACGTGCTAAATACGGTAACTTATTTGACATGTACTACCAAATCACGGACGAGAACCCTTATAAACAACCAATGCGTATCTACCCAGCTGTTCACTACACAATGGGTGGTGTATGGGTTGATTACAACTTGATGACTACAATTCCTGGATTGTATGCATTGGGTGAGTGTAACTTCTCTGACCACGGTGCAAACCGCTTAGGTGCTTCGGCGTTGATGCAAGGTCTTGCCGATGGTTATTTCGTAATTCCTTACACTGTAGGTGATTACTTAGCTAAATTAGGTTCATTTGCGCCAGTAGATCATAGCCACCCAGCTTTCGAGTCTACACGTAAAGAAGTTGAAGAGAAAATCAACAAATTGTTGTCTTTAAATGGTACACAAACTGTTGATGATATCCACAAAAAATTAGGACTCATCATGTGGGAATATTGTGGTATGGCTCGTACAGCAGAAGGACTACAAAAGGCACAAGGTTTGATCCAAGAGTTGAAAAAAGAATTCTGGACAAACGTTAGAGTACTTGGAGAGAACGAAGAATTAAATCTTTCTTTAGAAAAAGCTGGTCGCGTGGCTGACTTCTTAGAATTGGGTGAGTTAATGGTTGTTGATGCATTGCAACGCGCTGAGTCTTGTGGTGGTCACTTCCGTTTGGAAAGCCAAACTGAAGAAGGTGAAGCAAAACGTAACGATGATGAATTCGCCTATGTATCTGCTTGGGAATACAAAGGAGACAATGTACCTGAGGAATTACACAAGGAAGACTTGGTATTCGAGAACGTTCAGTTAACACAAAGAAGTTATAAATAA
- a CDS encoding nucleoside deaminase produces MTFIDFEGTQLIDSDESFMRMALNEAKVAYEEGEVPIGAVIVYRGRVIGKGHNLTQRLNDVTAHAEMQAFTAAANYLGGKYLDECTLYVTIEPCIMCAGAAYWTHIGKIVYGAKDEKRGYSHFHDKILHPKTVITHGVLQEECADLVKSFFRQKR; encoded by the coding sequence ATGACATTTATAGATTTTGAAGGAACACAACTCATCGATAGTGACGAGTCGTTCATGCGTATGGCATTGAACGAAGCTAAGGTTGCATACGAAGAGGGGGAGGTACCTATTGGAGCAGTTATTGTTTATCGAGGACGTGTTATAGGGAAAGGTCATAATTTGACGCAGCGATTGAATGATGTGACAGCTCATGCTGAGATGCAGGCTTTTACAGCAGCTGCTAATTACCTTGGAGGCAAATACCTGGATGAATGTACATTATACGTTACCATAGAACCTTGTATTATGTGTGCCGGAGCGGCCTATTGGACACATATTGGTAAAATAGTCTATGGCGCCAAAGATGAAAAGCGTGGCTATTCTCATTTTCACGATAAAATATTACATCCCAAAACAGTCATTACACATGGTGTTTTGCAGGAAGAATGTGCTGATTTGGTAAAATCATTTTTTCGTCAAAAACGGTAA
- a CDS encoding succinate dehydrogenase cytochrome b subunit: protein MSKSKPVFSSSIGKKLIMSLTGIFLCLFLVVHLVGNLQLFKDDAGLAFNKYAYFMTHFTPIKVVSYLLYASVIVHVIYAITLSMKNKAARPIGYAKYDGQANSKWNSRNMGILGTVILVFLATHMSNFWWKFHNDEVPYIEYRTDLATGQTTARELQASEFHDYQETVENNVQILKARDLYKQVDFAFKNVALVALYVIAMAALAFHLIHGFQSAFQTLGFNHRRYIGIIRAIGVWVFGVLIPIGFAIMPLFFFFK from the coding sequence ATGAGTAAATCAAAGCCAGTTTTCAGTTCTTCGATTGGGAAGAAGCTAATCATGAGCTTAACAGGAATCTTCCTATGTTTATTCCTAGTTGTTCACTTGGTTGGTAACTTGCAATTATTTAAAGATGATGCGGGTCTAGCGTTCAACAAGTACGCCTATTTTATGACTCACTTTACACCAATCAAAGTTGTTTCTTACTTATTGTATGCTTCGGTAATTGTTCACGTCATCTACGCTATTACATTGTCGATGAAAAACAAGGCCGCTCGTCCTATTGGTTATGCCAAATATGATGGTCAAGCAAATAGTAAGTGGAATTCACGCAACATGGGTATCTTAGGTACTGTCATTTTAGTATTCTTAGCTACGCACATGTCTAATTTTTGGTGGAAGTTTCACAATGATGAAGTGCCTTACATCGAATACCGTACTGATTTGGCAACTGGACAAACTACAGCGAGAGAACTTCAAGCTTCTGAATTCCACGACTACCAAGAAACGGTAGAAAACAATGTTCAAATCTTAAAAGCAAGAGATTTGTACAAGCAAGTTGACTTTGCATTCAAAAATGTTGCATTGGTAGCTTTATATGTTATTGCGATGGCAGCTTTGGCATTCCACTTAATTCATGGTTTCCAATCTGCATTCCAAACTTTAGGTTTTAACCACAGAAGATATATTGGAATCATCAGAGCAATCGGTGTTTGGGTATTTGGGGTATTAATTCCAATTGGCTTTGCAATAATGCCATTGTTTTTCTTCTTTAAATAA
- a CDS encoding porin family protein has translation MKKILPALLLICGSVATAQAQLLPGFEVGVKGGLNFSKLKSDGKYFNSDTKAGYQAGLYGRVGVLGFHIQPEVYLTGKNTTVKAENGESTDVKFTTVDVPVLLGKRFGLGPIGARIQTGPIFSFKVDDKQDKVIDQLNPNNYKKSGTAWAFGVGADISSLRVDVRYEMGLNKVNNESQANPKINMWSIGLGYRLFSIL, from the coding sequence ATGAAAAAGATTTTACCAGCATTACTTTTGATTTGTGGTAGCGTAGCAACGGCACAGGCGCAGCTCTTGCCAGGTTTTGAGGTGGGTGTAAAAGGAGGTCTAAACTTCTCCAAACTTAAAAGCGATGGCAAATATTTCAATTCCGACACGAAAGCAGGCTACCAAGCAGGTCTTTATGGACGTGTTGGTGTATTGGGATTCCATATTCAACCCGAGGTGTACTTAACAGGTAAAAACACGACGGTGAAAGCGGAAAATGGCGAATCAACAGATGTTAAATTTACAACGGTAGATGTTCCGGTATTATTAGGCAAACGTTTTGGTTTAGGACCGATTGGAGCAAGGATTCAAACAGGTCCGATATTTTCATTTAAAGTAGATGACAAGCAAGATAAAGTCATTGACCAATTGAACCCAAATAACTATAAAAAAAGTGGCACAGCTTGGGCTTTTGGCGTAGGTGCTGACATTTCAAGCTTACGTGTCGATGTTAGATACGAAATGGGGTTAAACAAAGTCAACAATGAGAGTCAGGCAAATCCTAAAATCAACATGTGGAGTATTGGTTTGGGTTATAGATTATTCAGTATTCTATAG
- the msrA gene encoding peptide-methionine (S)-S-oxide reductase MsrA yields MKNILILLAALFILGSCQGQGQQAEKTDFSKLPAKNTASLDTATFAAGCFWCTEAQFKELKGVIHVVSGYTGGWAANPSYAQVCTGSTGHAEATNIIFDPKVISYDKLLEAFFVAHDPTELNRQGNDVGTQYRSAIFVHNKEQLDKTQYYLSALEKEHVFNKPIVTEVVPATVFYPAEDYHQDYYRLNGKEPYCQLVIKPKLEKFKRIFSKVLKEGQ; encoded by the coding sequence ATGAAAAATATTCTGATACTATTAGCAGCACTTTTTATTTTGGGCTCCTGCCAGGGACAGGGGCAGCAGGCAGAAAAAACTGATTTCTCGAAGTTGCCAGCAAAAAATACGGCAAGTTTGGATACAGCGACATTTGCGGCAGGTTGTTTTTGGTGTACTGAGGCACAATTTAAAGAGTTAAAGGGGGTTATACATGTTGTTTCAGGATATACTGGCGGATGGGCAGCAAATCCAAGTTATGCGCAGGTTTGTACCGGGAGTACAGGGCATGCGGAAGCAACCAATATTATTTTTGATCCAAAAGTGATCAGCTACGACAAATTATTGGAGGCCTTTTTTGTGGCACATGATCCAACAGAGCTCAATCGCCAGGGGAATGATGTCGGCACCCAATATCGCTCAGCTATTTTTGTGCATAATAAAGAGCAGCTTGACAAGACGCAGTATTATCTTTCGGCGTTAGAAAAAGAGCATGTTTTCAATAAACCTATTGTAACCGAAGTAGTTCCGGCAACAGTCTTTTATCCTGCAGAGGACTATCATCAAGATTATTACAGATTAAATGGAAAAGAACCATACTGCCAATTGGTGATTAAACCGAAATTGGAAAAATTTAAACGTATCTTTTCCAAGGTGCTCAAAGAGGGACAGTAA
- a CDS encoding endonuclease/exonuclease/phosphatase family protein: MNRKLILFLLILLGPVFHLHAQTIRVLSFNIHHGNPPTEKESIINLDTIAKIIKNSKADLVGLQEIDVNLGRSYFENQAKKLAELTGMHYIFSKGIDLDKGEYGTAILSKNPIERVEKHVLPSPVESETRSLSVIEVTLHKRKLLFANTHLDLKDKNKIEQAKFITNRFKNEKLPTILVGDLNSEPNDPAIIELSKIFTKSSIANGFTFPQDKPTTEIDYIMINKTVAAKFSNHRILDEKYASDHRPLYVEINIK, from the coding sequence ATGAATCGTAAACTAATTCTATTTCTTTTAATACTGCTAGGGCCAGTATTCCATCTACATGCACAAACGATACGCGTACTCTCCTTCAATATCCACCATGGAAACCCACCGACTGAAAAAGAATCTATTATTAACCTTGACACGATTGCCAAAATTATTAAAAATTCAAAAGCTGACCTCGTAGGGCTTCAGGAAATCGATGTTAATCTCGGTAGATCATATTTTGAAAATCAAGCCAAGAAATTAGCCGAATTAACAGGTATGCACTATATATTTTCCAAAGGAATAGACCTGGATAAAGGTGAATATGGCACCGCCATCTTATCAAAAAATCCAATTGAACGTGTCGAAAAACACGTTCTACCCTCCCCAGTGGAAAGCGAAACACGAAGTCTATCGGTAATCGAAGTCACACTACACAAAAGAAAACTCTTATTTGCTAATACACACCTTGACCTGAAAGACAAAAACAAAATCGAACAGGCAAAATTCATTACCAATCGTTTCAAAAACGAAAAGTTACCCACCATCCTTGTCGGTGATTTGAACTCCGAGCCCAATGATCCAGCGATTATTGAACTTAGCAAAATATTCACAAAAAGCAGTATTGCCAATGGATTTACGTTTCCTCAAGATAAACCCACTACTGAAATTGATTATATCATGATCAATAAAACTGTTGCCGCAAAGTTTTCTAACCATCGAATTCTGGACGAGAAATACGCTAGTGATCATCGTCCATTATATGTCGAGATAAATATTAAATAA
- a CDS encoding superoxide dismutase, with protein sequence MAFELEALPYAADALEPHIDKTTMEIHHDRHHQAYVDNLNKAIAGTDAENLSLLDIIKNVSKYSAAVRNNGGGHYNHSLFWKVLGPNAGGAPTGELAEAINATFGSFDELKKQLQAAGATRFGSGWAWLIVGADGKLAVTSTPNQDNPLMDVAEVKGNPILGIDVWEHAYYLKFQNKRPAYLEEIFNVINWDAVAQNYAAAK encoded by the coding sequence ATGGCATTTGAATTAGAAGCGTTACCATACGCAGCCGACGCATTGGAACCACATATTGACAAAACTACAATGGAAATCCACCATGACAGACACCATCAGGCATATGTGGATAACTTAAATAAAGCAATCGCAGGTACAGACGCTGAGAACTTATCGTTATTGGATATCATTAAAAATGTAAGTAAATATTCTGCAGCAGTACGTAACAATGGTGGTGGACATTACAATCACTCTTTGTTTTGGAAAGTTTTAGGTCCAAATGCTGGCGGTGCTCCAACAGGTGAATTAGCCGAAGCAATCAATGCGACATTTGGTTCATTTGATGAGTTGAAAAAACAACTTCAAGCAGCTGGTGCAACTCGTTTTGGCTCAGGATGGGCTTGGTTAATCGTTGGTGCTGACGGTAAGTTAGCCGTAACTTCTACACCAAATCAAGACAATCCATTGATGGATGTTGCTGAAGTAAAAGGAAATCCTATTTTAGGTATCGATGTTTGGGAGCACGCTTATTACTTGAAATTCCAAAATAAGCGTCCGGCGTATTTAGAAGAAATTTTTAATGTTATCAATTGGGATGCCGTAGCACAAAACTATGCTGCAGCAAAATAA
- the pruA gene encoding L-glutamate gamma-semialdehyde dehydrogenase — protein sequence MSKGFFTVPVPTNEPVYTYAVGTKERKLLKAAIDEARSKQIDIPMYIGGKEITTSKKVNLAPPHDHQHILGQYNQGDKSHVTDAINAALAAKKDWENLTWEDRAAIFLKAAELISGKYRYELNAATMLGQSKNPYQAEIDSACEIVDFLRFNVQYMSEIYKQQPPISGKGVWNRVEQRPLEGFVFALTPFNFTAIAGNLPSCVAMMGNVVVWKPSNTQIYSANVLMKIFREAGLPDGVINLVYVSGPDAGDVIFQHPDFAGIHFTGSTGVFQDIWKTIGNNIHRYKTYPRIVGETGGKDFIVVHPSADLKVANTALVRGAFEYQGQKCSAASRAYIPKSLWPALKESMTNDVKSFTIGGTEDFTNFFNAVIDEKSFDKLAKYIDRAKESTEAEIVVGGTYDKSKGYFIHPTIIEASKPDYETMVEELFGPVLTVYVYEDAEFEETLAIVDTTSIYALTGSIIAQDRYAINLATDKLRHAAGNFYVNDKCTGAVVGQQPFGGARGSGTNDKAGSMINLLRWVSPRTIKETFNPDTDYRYPFLEKGE from the coding sequence ATGTCTAAAGGATTTTTTACAGTTCCTGTTCCTACCAATGAACCAGTGTACACTTACGCTGTCGGAACGAAAGAACGTAAATTGTTGAAAGCAGCAATTGATGAGGCACGTTCGAAACAAATCGATATCCCAATGTATATTGGTGGTAAAGAAATCACTACTTCTAAAAAAGTAAACCTAGCTCCTCCACATGACCACCAACATATTTTAGGTCAATACAATCAAGGCGATAAATCTCACGTAACAGATGCAATCAATGCAGCTTTGGCGGCAAAAAAAGATTGGGAAAATCTTACTTGGGAGGATCGTGCTGCGATTTTCCTAAAAGCTGCTGAATTGATTTCGGGAAAATACCGTTATGAGTTGAATGCTGCTACAATGTTGGGGCAATCGAAGAACCCCTATCAGGCAGAAATTGATTCGGCATGTGAGATTGTGGATTTCTTGCGTTTCAACGTACAGTACATGAGCGAAATCTATAAACAACAACCTCCTATATCAGGTAAAGGTGTTTGGAACCGTGTAGAACAACGCCCTCTTGAAGGTTTTGTATTTGCATTGACTCCATTCAATTTTACAGCTATTGCGGGTAATTTACCGTCGTGTGTTGCAATGATGGGTAATGTTGTTGTATGGAAGCCATCCAATACCCAAATCTATTCAGCAAATGTATTGATGAAAATTTTCCGTGAAGCTGGTCTTCCGGATGGTGTAATCAACTTGGTGTATGTTTCAGGTCCTGATGCAGGTGATGTGATTTTCCAACACCCAGATTTCGCTGGTATCCACTTCACAGGTTCAACAGGAGTATTCCAAGATATTTGGAAAACGATCGGTAACAATATCCACCGTTATAAAACATATCCACGTATTGTTGGTGAGACAGGTGGTAAGGATTTTATCGTTGTACATCCTTCGGCCGATTTAAAAGTAGCGAATACGGCTTTAGTTCGTGGCGCTTTTGAATACCAAGGCCAAAAATGTTCTGCTGCCTCACGTGCATATATTCCTAAATCATTGTGGCCAGCATTGAAAGAATCTATGACGAATGACGTAAAATCTTTTACAATCGGCGGAACAGAGGATTTCACGAACTTTTTCAATGCTGTCATTGATGAGAAGTCGTTTGATAAATTAGCGAAGTATATCGACAGAGCTAAAGAATCTACTGAAGCAGAAATTGTAGTTGGTGGTACATACGATAAATCTAAAGGATATTTCATTCATCCCACAATCATTGAGGCTTCGAAACCAGATTACGAAACTATGGTTGAGGAATTGTTCGGACCCGTCTTGACCGTATATGTTTACGAGGATGCTGAGTTTGAGGAGACGTTAGCTATTGTTGATACAACATCTATTTACGCCTTGACAGGATCAATCATTGCGCAAGATCGCTATGCCATTAATTTAGCAACAGATAAATTGAGACATGCTGCGGGTAACTTCTATGTGAATGATAAGTGTACAGGTGCTGTCGTAGGTCAACAACCGTTTGGTGGTGCTAGAGGTTCGGGTACAAACGATAAAGCAGGATCAATGATCAATTTGCTTCGTTGGGTGTCTCCACGTACAATCAAAGAGACATTTAATCCAGATACAGATTATAGATATCCTTTCTTGGAAAAAGGAGAATAA
- a CDS encoding tRNA-binding protein — MSDAISWTDFEKVDLRVGTILEAKDFPKAKKPAYQLRLDFGDEIGVLQSSAQITVHYNKEELIGKQVVAVVNFPKKQIANFFSECLVTGFADENGDIILTSVDKKLPNGSKLS, encoded by the coding sequence ATGAGTGATGCCATTAGTTGGACCGATTTTGAGAAAGTGGATTTAAGGGTAGGAACTATTTTGGAAGCAAAAGATTTTCCGAAAGCTAAAAAGCCAGCCTATCAATTGCGACTTGATTTTGGAGATGAAATTGGTGTATTGCAAAGCAGTGCCCAGATTACAGTACACTATAACAAAGAAGAGTTGATTGGAAAGCAGGTGGTCGCCGTTGTGAACTTTCCCAAAAAGCAGATCGCTAATTTCTTTTCGGAGTGTCTTGTGACCGGATTCGCTGACGAAAATGGCGATATTATTTTGACATCCGTCGACAAAAAATTACCAAATGGATCTAAACTTAGTTAA
- a CDS encoding metallophosphoesterase family protein — protein sequence MNFNRRRFLEVLALAGITLPNISVAQEKEANEAEGEFSFLVPAYLQNQTETGVSIFTILSKEAFAWLEILDNAGNVHKKIYQSEDGMINANTDFFHFTIEDAPRSFRYRIKAKEVQKFDPYKIVYGQEIETSIFEAKLANSNQEQIRCLIYNDVHEEKSSYRDLIPNQDISPYDFFVMNGDSFHYVTNQQDITEKLLKPIEFFATSKPFIMNRGNHETRGSFARHFKRYFGYPDNKYYQAFKRGPIFWIMLDSGEDKPDNHEVYAGTVDYDNYRKEQTRWLEQVLQSKERKRAQHTVVISHIPIFHSDDWHGTLDNRACFHPLFQKYKIDAMISGHTHQYGYYPADKDHNYPVFIGGGPKAGKRTIIDVAGNNKSLNIRMTRDDGTELGLFKK from the coding sequence ATGAATTTTAACAGAAGAAGATTTTTAGAAGTCCTGGCGCTGGCTGGGATTACATTACCGAATATAAGCGTCGCGCAAGAAAAAGAAGCAAATGAGGCAGAAGGCGAGTTCAGTTTTCTCGTACCTGCCTATCTACAGAATCAAACGGAAACAGGCGTCAGTATTTTTACAATTTTGAGCAAAGAGGCTTTTGCTTGGCTCGAGATTCTCGATAACGCGGGAAATGTCCATAAAAAAATCTACCAATCCGAAGATGGGATGATCAACGCCAATACTGACTTTTTTCATTTTACAATTGAGGACGCGCCGCGCTCATTTCGCTATCGCATCAAGGCGAAGGAAGTCCAAAAATTCGATCCTTATAAAATTGTGTACGGTCAAGAAATAGAAACCTCCATTTTCGAGGCTAAATTAGCCAATAGCAATCAGGAGCAGATTCGCTGTCTCATATACAACGATGTCCATGAGGAAAAAAGCAGTTACCGCGACCTTATCCCAAATCAGGATATCTCGCCTTACGATTTCTTTGTGATGAATGGAGACTCGTTTCATTATGTCACCAATCAGCAAGATATCACAGAGAAATTGCTAAAGCCAATTGAATTTTTTGCGACAAGCAAACCATTCATTATGAATCGAGGAAACCATGAGACAAGGGGATCTTTCGCACGTCATTTCAAAAGATACTTTGGTTATCCGGACAACAAGTATTACCAAGCCTTTAAAAGAGGACCTATTTTTTGGATCATGCTAGACAGTGGCGAAGACAAGCCTGACAATCATGAGGTATACGCCGGAACAGTTGATTACGATAACTACAGAAAAGAACAGACCCGATGGCTGGAACAGGTTCTCCAGTCCAAAGAAAGAAAACGTGCCCAACATACAGTTGTCATTAGCCATATTCCAATTTTTCATTCGGATGACTGGCACGGCACCTTGGATAACAGAGCATGTTTCCACCCCCTGTTTCAGAAATATAAAATTGATGCCATGATCTCTGGCCACACACATCAATATGGATACTATCCAGCAGATAAAGACCACAATTACCCTGTTTTTATAGGTGGTGGTCCAAAAGCAGGGAAAAGAACCATCATCGATGTAGCCGGGAACAACAAGTCATTGAATATTCGGATGACTAGAGACGACGGAACAGAATTGGGATTATTTAAAAAATAG